The following nucleotide sequence is from Chrysiogenia bacterium.
AGAAACTCTCGAAGCCCGCGCTGGAAAAACTGCGCGCCCACCGCTGGGGCGGCAACGTGCGCGAGCTGCGCAACGTGATTGAGCGCGCCGCCATCCTCAGTGAGTCCGATACCATCGATGCCGACACTATCTGGTTTGACGATCTCTCGGCCAGGCCCGAGGGCGACTTCCTGGATCGCCACCCCGAGCTCTCGGGAATGAGCGTCGAGGACGTCGAGCGCGAGATGATCCGCGCGGCCCTCAAGCGCACCGGTGGCGTCCAGAGCAACGCCGCCCGCCAGCTCGGTATTCCCAAGAGCACACTCGCTGGGAGAATCGACAAGCTTGGGCTGCGCGAGTTGCTCGCGGAACTGAGCGGTAAATAGTACCCAGCCTTCCCTGCTCCCCCGTCGGGGGAGCGGGGATTGAATTATTGTCTCTGACACTGTGACGCCTGCTGACACGCCCCCGACCTAGTGTTGGCTCAACGCCGGTTCCGCGGCGGAGGACTTCACGCAAGAGGTCCGCCAGGGTTCTTACCGAGCCTCGCGGGACGAGCGGGCAGGCCGGGTCATGGTCACCTCTTGTCGGGGGCTGCACGCCGCGCCGGGACAACCGTTCCCGGCCGCATCCCACCACCCGAACCACCATGAACCACTCTTCCTCAGACCCCGGCAGTGGGGGCTGCGGCCCGGTCCTGCCCGTCTCAGGGCTTTCTCGGCCCCGTGCGTTCCGGGCTCGCGTCCAAAAGTGAGTGAGCATTCATTGACCGCCCCCGCCGCGCTGTGTACTACTCGCAGCGACGCCGACGGTCGGTGCCTGCCGCGCGAAAGCGCTCCCCCGCAGGCCCCGCGCGGCGATCCCAACCCGCGGGGGACTCCCATGTTTGAATTCAACCAGACCCAGAAGATGGCCGAGAAGATGATGCGCGGTTACGTCGAGAAGGAAATCCTTCCCCACGTGGCAGCGATGGA
It contains:
- a CDS encoding sigma-54-dependent Fis family transcriptional regulator, with protein sequence KLSKPALEKLRAHRWGGNVRELRNVIERAAILSESDTIDADTIWFDDLSARPEGDFLDRHPELSGMSVEDVEREMIRAALKRTGGVQSNAARQLGIPKSTLAGRIDKLGLRELLAELSGK